Part of the uncultured Desulfobacter sp. genome, AAGCGGTTATTTTATTGGCCACCTAAAAGGTGGCGTACCTATTTGAACAAACTCAGTTGCTCTAAACGTTGATCCTCTTTCTCCTGAGAACGGATATATTCCCGGATAGTCGCCTCATCACGACCAACGGTTGAAACATGATAACCTCTGGCCCAAAATTGCTGCCCGGTAAAATTTCTTCGATGTCCCAGGTAATTCCGTGCTATATGGATCGCACTTTTACCCTTGATAAACCCAACGACTTGCGCGACCGAATATTTCGGAGGAATCGAGATCAACATATGCACATGATCTGACATCATATGGCCTTCTATGATTTCACACTCCCTGCTACGCGCCAAATCTTTAAAGACTTGTCCAAGATATTTCCTTAGTTCTCCATACAAAGTCTTTCTACGGTATTTGGGAATCCACACAACGTGGTATTTGCATTCCCAACGGCTATGGGATAAGCTTGAATCGTTATTCATGAAAGTCTCTCCTTTGTGAATTTGAGCGGTTCACGTTTATTGGAGGGACTTTCATTTATTC contains:
- the tnpA gene encoding IS200/IS605 family transposase; translated protein: MNNDSSLSHSRWECKYHVVWIPKYRRKTLYGELRKYLGQVFKDLARSRECEIIEGHMMSDHVHMLISIPPKYSVAQVVGFIKGKSAIHIARNYLGHRRNFTGQQFWARGYHVSTVGRDEATIREYIRSQEKEDQRLEQLSLFK